The Ovis aries strain OAR_USU_Benz2616 breed Rambouillet chromosome 2, ARS-UI_Ramb_v3.0, whole genome shotgun sequence nucleotide sequence atatatatacacataatattatatggacaaaaataatttaaatctttataaataagtaaataaataaatgtccaagtagataaataaatggatacGTCAGCTAGGGCATCTGTGAGGGACTAGTGCCTATAGAGTAGAACATGATATCCTTTAATATTCCTGAAATCATGTGACAAATTGATTCAATTCAGGGCGCAATGACAGCAGAAATGAGTCTTCCACATGGCAGCGCAGGAGGAAGTGTGGTCTGTTGGTCCATGAGAATCATTTCCGTGTTGAACCAGCTGTGTGTAAGTCCTTGCTCCTGAATCTCTCCTGCAAGTTTGTTGAGGAAGAGAAGGCTCTCATGACTTCTGCTCTGACAACCTCCCAGGCACAAGGGCTGTGTCCCTTCTCTTACAGATAGAGAGTGATTCTGTGGAAGTATTTCCTCACAGTCAGGCTGGAGTCCTCCTTGAGCAGGGGAGCCCCTCgcagctcctcctcctgcctgagACATGCTTGCAGGTCAGTGAGCTGCTGATCCAGTGCAGCGCGGAGCTTGTCCAGGAGGCTCTGGTCCCACGCAGCGGCCGAGCTCTCGGTGCTAAAGAGCTGGAAGGTGTGCTGGGTCACCTCGTGGAGCACAGAGATGGCTTGAGCCTTCTGCAACTGGCTGCCACCCGGCGCCTCCTGGGGGAATGCGAAGTCTTTTCTGTCctgcaggcaggaggaaggggaggccCTCCTCAGTTGTTGCAGGAGCGTCAGGACCCTCCTGTTGGCCAGGCTGTGGGTGTGAGGCAGGTGGCAGCCCCGAGAGCAGATGGCGTTgcagctgagcagcagcagggccaggagTAAGGACCAGACTGCGGCCATAGGGACCTTGCAGATGCTACTGGCCTGGGGTGGTGGGTGACTCTGTGAACCTGCTCTCTAGGTTCTCTGAAGACCTTCCTTCAGGCCTGGGGCTTAAGTAGGAGCCCATGGtttccattttctgaaagttcccccttactttctacttttgtttttgcttttcattttgcactCTCCAAATGTGTTCTGACAGCATTTGTCAAccgttaattttttttcttcattattgcCTCCCTTTCCCCCCATCCAGAGTCTTTTGagatattttttctaatttgccCGCACTATGAAGTTTTGATATCACAGACATACTGTGGATCCATTTTTATACTCCATGTGTGTCCTTATACATAGAGAATGGACGTGCTCTCCTTTCTCTTTGTGTTGAATACAAGGTTAGGTATGACAtcggcacttccctggtggtctagtaggactccaggctcccagtgcaaggggcccaggtttgatccctagtcaggaaactagatcccgcatgctgcagctaacACCTGGCACAGcctaataaattaatatttttcttttaaaaaaaagaatgacattggcacttccctgttggtctagtggctaagaatccacctgccaatgcaagggaccacAGGTTCGACCCATcatgcaggaagatcccacatgctgcagggcaactaaccCCTACACACTCCTGAGCCCATAACTCCTGAGTCCTAGGGCCCAtactctgcaacaggagaagccactgcaatgagaagcctgtgcaccacccctagagagtagccctgccttctgcagctacagaaagcctgagtgcagcaaaggagaccaagcacagccaaaaataaataaacaacaacaataataataaaagataggAGTCCTGCGGCTTTATTTTGAGGCCACAGCTCTGCCATTTCCCTTTCTAACtgcagggagaggaaaggaagcaaTTTGCCCTGGTACTCCAAGTGAAATTGCTGAAGGAATTTTTATAATCTGTTTGTGCTCCCTGTATTAGTTGACTCTGAGCATAGAGCACGTTATGGTAAATGTTGCTGCATTGCAAAAGTTTAGTAGCTTAAAACATTTTCTGCACACAATACAAACAATGTCCCTGTCACTATAGCTTTGAAATAACTTACTCTAAGATCAATCACACTAGATAATAATTGTCTCAGCTCACAGATTCTGTAAGTCAGGGATTTATTTCCACAGGGCACAGAAGGAATGGCTTGTCCCTGTTTCACAATTTTTTAGGACCTCAGATGCACAGATCACTGGGTAACTGGGGTGACCTGGCAGTTGGTGGGTACTTTCACTTATAGATCTGATGCTAATAAGCCTCAGCTGGGACCTCAACTGGCCCTGGGCAGCGACGCACCTCTCCATGACCTCTCCTGTGGCCTGGTTTTCCTGTGAGCATGGTGCACTCAGTGTAGTTGTACTTTTTACATGGGGAGCTTGAGCTCAAAAGTGAGTGGTCCAGTGAACAAGCTATTATGACATAATCCACTGATTCTTAGTGATGGGAATTTTGTCCCTGAGGGGATGTTGGcgatgtctggagacatttccaGTCACTAAAACTGGTGATGAGGGCTGACACTGGCATCTAATGGATAGAGGTGAGGGATGCTCTTCAATACCCTACAGTCCACACAGGATAGACAGCACAACAAAGAGTGATCTGCCTTCAATGTCTGCAGTGCCAAGGTTGATAAACCCTAACCTACCATTGGAAGTCATAGAATATGTTTCCAACAAATTACTCTGTAAACAGTGCACACGCTGTATGCTTAGGCAATCCAACCTGGATGTTGTCTTCTTTCTACATCCCCTGCTAGACTGGTCCCTGCAGACTTAGACCCCACTCACAGGAACATGAGTGCCCCACCCAGTTTTGTGGGGGGCATTCTACTGCTTGGGCTAAAGCAGCTACACTTGCTACTTCACTAAAGGGTAATATCAGCCCTGGTGTTGGTCATTAACCCGAGGGGTTGTGACGGATGGCCAGGCTCCTGGTTTCCTTGGTAACTGATGAGCCAACCTGAGGTCAGTTCCCCCTGGAAAGGCAACCTCAGTCCTCCCCAGGTACTGAGTAGCAAGGATGACTGGTGCATCCTGCCTGCTCTTTGCTGTTCACAGTGCAGTGTTCTTTGAGGACCTTCTGCTAAGACCAGTAAGATCCCCAGTCCAATAAACCACTCATGTCTCTGCCACCAACTCCGGGCTCTTTCCTCAGTCTCCAGAGTGGGCAGCTCTTAGGCCTGAAGATGTGAGGGAATGCCGCTCAAACACTGGTGAGCCAGCCAAGAGGCCACGGAAACTCTGGTGAGTGCTGAGATGTAgggaaataaaaatgggaaacagACTGGAAGGGTGTTGCGGAGGGGTGCTAATCCCAAGGTGGCCAACCACTAGCAAGGGGGACCCTGAGGCCACTGTCCACTGTAAGGTTTGTCTTTCTAGATCCTTCTACTGCTGATATCCTCTTAACCTCAGGGCCTGTTTCCAGGTAACAAGCAGCAGCCCTGAGCTCATGGTCTATCTGactggacagggaaggctggtgaaTGCAGGCAAAATGCAAGGACCTGGGATTTTCCTATCAGATACTTTGGGAGTTAACCTGGTTGGGTAATCAAGCAGACCCCCAACCCAACACTGCTAAACAGTTAACAGTCACAAGATTTAGGGATATGTAACTGAGGACAGGGCGTAAATTGGGCATGGCCAGTTCCCCAGAAAGGTTTTATCCAGGCCTCTGGCGAAGGTAGTGTACTAAGGATACCCTGGAGCTTTGGGGCATTGGAAGGGGGCAGAGCAATGGTTAAGTGTGATGGAACAACAGCTCTCTTCCATCTGCAATGTCTTAGAAGCAATGGAAGCCATAACCACAGGCTTCAATGAGGCATAGAGCAACGTGAAAAGCCACTGATGGGGAATCTAGAACAGCTGTGTGGGATAAATGGGATTCCCAAAGTTCCCGGGCACGTTCCTTGGGCTGCAATAGCATAGGAATGATATCATTTCCACAAGACTCTTGGGGAAGCAAAGCTTTTTATTCAAAGAGCATGTGCACAAAGAAGGGGCAAGAAAAAGCCAGCTCCCTGAGTAGAGGGGGGCGAGTTGCATTTCCAACAAATGGGAGGTTTGTCTCTGGGGACTGATAATGTCCAGAAATCATCACACTTCTTGGTTCAGCAGCAGGAGGCCCATGGTGGCTATCAGGAATGGTGAGCTTCAGTGTGGGGAAAGGAGTGTGTGAGATTTTCTGAAAGAAAGCACAAAACCAGGCACGGTTAAAGGTTACAATGGATGGACCTTCTTGCCTTGCGAACTAGGTATATGCTTTAGTGTAGCAGAGAGAAAGTTCTTTTATTTCTGGGAGACCGCTGCCACCCAGGTACCCAGACTCAGGACCCCAAAACATTGTCTGGTCTTTTTTCAAAATGGATGTACTCTTGTCTTCCTATCTCACCATGGACATTGATAGCGACAAGGAATCCCATTTTACTGACCATGGATTTCAGGAATGGCTGATGAGGCTGGTAAGCACTagtgtttccacttttccttACAACCGTGCTGCTACAGGGCTCATTGGAAGGGTTATCACATGGCACCTGCTGTGGGGACTGGGGGTGGACAGACTGTGCGGTACTGCAGCCAGGACAGGAAACACAGGCCTGGGTGGCATTATCTGAGAGTGCTCTTAAGGCTTGTCTTTTGCTTACTGGTCAGGATCTCCCTGTATTGTCCTGCTGGATTTCCTCCCTGGCCTAAGGGCAGGGGATCAGCTGGAGCTCCGGCGCCAGGGGTGGCCTCTCTGCAAAGTGAGTCTGCTGGCTGGTGTGCAGCAGGACGCTGTGGGAAATCAGCCTGGCTAATGCAGCCATGTGGGGCCAACAAAGAGTCTTATCTTCCTGTCCTGGGTGCCCAGAGCCTAGCTTACTGTGACACTTCTTAGCTGCTTTCCCTGTATTTGTGGTATTTGGTTGCTGGGCTGACCCAGCAACGTACTGACTGACCCTAAGGATGTCTAGGGTGGGGCAGCATTGTAAGGGTTGTGCAAGGTTATGTAGGGGGTCGGGGTGTATGTTCATGCCCTCAAGATGGCTGTTCTGCCCTTTCTATGCTCCCTGCTAGAGCATCTCTGCTGCACTTACACCCCACTCACAAGAACCTGCTTGCCCCAGCCCCACCTAGTGGTTGATCCAATGCTTAGGGAGAGAAGTAGCTCCACCTGCTAGTTCCTGAAAGGGAAATACCAATCCTGGTGATGGTCATGAGCCTGAGGTGTTCTGAGGGAGTGGAACCTGCTGTTGGTTTCCTTGATAAATGATGACCCAACCTGAAGTCTGTTTCCCATAGAAATGCTAATCTCCACCTACCCCTGGGCACCAAGTATCAAGGATGCCTGGCCTTTCTTACCTGCTGTTTGCTGTTGACAGTTGGGTGTTCTTTGAGAACCTTTGGCTATGTAGCATCCTCAGTCCAAtaaaccactgatgtctctgCCACCAACCTTGGGCTCAACCACAGGTGAACCAGCCAAGAAGCCAAAGAAGTTTTGAGTGCTGAGATGTAgggaaataaaaatgggaaacagACTGGGGTCAGGGGTAGGGAAAGTGGGGGGAATGGGCAGGGGCACTAATCTCAAGGTGGCCTTCCACTAGCATGAGGGACCCTGTGGCTGCTGTCCACCATGAGGCATGTCTTTCTTAATCCTTTTACTGGTGATACCCTGTTAACCTCAGTTTCGTTTAAAAGTAGCAGCCCTGTGCTCGAGGCCAATCTGTGCTGGGATGGCTGGTGAATGCAGGCAAAATGCAAGGGCTGGGGTGTCCTGTCAAATACTTTGGGAGTAACCTGATCAGGTAATCGATTGTACCAGCAACCTACCACCCCTATCCCCAGAGCCACAGGCTTTGGGGATAATAACTGAGGACAGGCTTGTGAATTGGGTGTGACCAGTTCCCTTAAAGGGTTTCACTGGAACCTGTTGTGAACCCAACATATTAAGATACCATGGAGCTCCTGGGCCCAGCTCTCGAAGAGGATGGAGCAAGGACGCAGTGTGATGAAACCATAGCTCTCTGCTGTCCGCAGTGTCTTAGAAGCAGTGGAAACCATAACCACAGGCTTCTATGAGTCATCAAGCAATGGCAAAAATCACTTCTGGGGAATCTAGAACAGCTGTGAGCAATAAATAGGACTGCCATTGTTCCCAAGCCCTTTCTAGATCCTTGGGCAGCAAAATCATAGGAATGATACCACTTCCAGAAGACTCTTAGGCAAGCAAAGCTTTTTATTACAACAGAGGACTTGTGCCCAAGGGAGAaggggcaaaaaaagaaaaaggaaaaccaaagcaGCCTCCACGAGTAGAACAGCGAGTTGCCTGTTTAAGAAAAGAGACTTTGTCTCATGAGCTGATAAGGATGGTAAGCGCTGGTATTTCTACCTGACTGACAACCTTGCTGCTGGCAGGCTAACTGGAAGTCTTACTATGTGGCATCTGTTATGAGGACTGAGGGTGAACAGACTGCGTGGTACTGCAggccaaggcaggaaacacaggcAGGGGTGACATTATCTGAGATGGTGTCAAGgcttgtctttttcttactggtCAGAACCTCCCTGTATCATCCTTCTGGATTTTCTCCCTGACGAGGGTGGGGAATCAGCTGGAGGACTGGGTGACCATGGTGGCCTCACTGCAAATGAGTGTGCTGGCGGGGTGTGCAGCAGGACTGGGTGGGAAATCAGTCTGGCTAGTGCAGCCACGTTGGGCCAGCGAAGACCCTTGCCTTCTTCCTGTCCTGGGCCTAGTTTACTATGACACTTCTTAGCtgctctcctttgtttctttgttatttgGTTACAGGGTACCTCTACACACTAGACTGACCCCACGGATGTCTCTGAAGAGGGACACCAGGATAATAAGTTGTGCCGGGTATGTTCAGGGCAGAATGTATGGTCAGGTCGCTGAAGATGGCTCTTCTCCATCCCCTGCTAGACCCGTCCCTGATACAGGTATACCCCACTCAAGGACCATGCTTGCCCCTGTCCTACCTAATGGCCAAAAGGGCTCCACTGCTAGTTCATTAAGGAGAAATATCAGCCCTGGTGATGGACATTAACCTGAGGGGTTGTGAGGGACTGGCCCCAGCTGCTGGTTTCTTTAGTAACCGATGAACCAACCTCAGGTCAGTTTTGCCTAGAAATACTAGTCTGTATCCGccccccccggccccgccccccaaCTAGAGTAGCAAAGATGACGTGTCTGTCGTTTGCTGTTCCCAGCTGGATGTTCTTGGAAGACCTCTGGCTTCAGACATGTAAGATCCCTAGTTCAATAAACCACTAACGTCTCTGCCACTTACTCTGGGCTCTTTCCTCAACCTCTAGGCTGGGCAACTCTAAAACTTGCAGGCCTGCCGGATGCAGCTCAACCACTGGTGAGCCAGCAAAGAAGCTCTGGTGAGTGCTGAGATGTAGGGAAATAAAACTGGGAAACAGACTAGGGTGGGGTTTGGGGAGAAAGGGTGGGGTTGCTAAAGTGGCCCTCCACTAGAGGAGACCCTATGGCTGCTGTCTACTGTGAGGCATGTCTTTCCAGACCCTTACACTGATGATATCCTGTTAACCTCAGGGTCTCTTTCCAGTTAGTTATAAAGTAGACATCCTTGCCCCTGGTCGATCTGACTGCACGGGGATGGCTGGTGCATGCAGGCAAAATGCAAGGACCTGGTTTCTTTCTTTATCAAATGCTTTGGGAGTTACTTGGTTGGGTAATTGATCGTACTCACCACCCCTAAACTGTTAAAAGCTACCGGTTTTAGGAATATTAACTGAGGACAGGCTTGTGAATTGGACCCCAGACTACTGTCTGATCTTTTTTCACAATGGTTGTACTCTTATCAAACTATCTCACCATAGACATTGATAGTGACCAAGGAATCCCAGTTTACTGGCCAAGTTCTGGTGTTTCCACTTACCTTATAACCTTGCTGCTGCAGGCTAGTTGTGGCACCAGCTGTGGGGTCTAGGGGTGGACAGACCATGTGGTACTGCAGCCAGGACAGGAAACACAGGCCTGGGTGGCATTATCTGAGAATGCTCTTAAGGCTTATCTTTTTCTTACTGGTCAGGACCTCTCTGTATTGTCCTGCTAGATTTCCTCCTTAGCTTGAGGGCAGGGAATCAGCTGGAGGACTGGGTGACAGTGATGGTCTCTCTGCAAAGTGAATCTGCTGGCTGGTGTGCAGCAGGATGCCAAGGGAAATCAGCCTGGCTAATGCAGCCACGTGGGGCCAATAAAGACTCTTGCCTTCTTCCTGTCCCGATTGCCAAGGGCCTTGCTTACTCTTGACACTTCTTAGCTGCTGTCCTTTGTATTTAATGCATTGATATTTGGTTGTAGACGCTGCTACATACTCTTGAGactgaaaaaagctggcttaaaactcaacattcagaaaacttagatcatggcatctggtcctatcacttcatggcaaatagatggggaaacagtggaaacttttattttgggggggctccaaaatcactgcagatggtgattgcagccgtgaagttaaaagatgcttgatccttggaagaaaagtgatgaccaacctagacagcatattaaaaagcagagacattactttgtcaacaaagatctgtctagtcaaggctatgatttttccagtagtcatgtatggatgtgagagttggactataaagaaagctgagtgccaaagaattgatgcttttgaactgtggtgttggaaaagactcttgagagtcccttggactgcaaggagatccaaccagtccatcctaaatgaaaccagttctgaatagtcattgaaaggactgatgctgaggctgaaactccaatactttggccacctgatgagaagagctgactcactggaaaagaccctgatgctgggaaagattgaaggtgggaggaaaaggggatgagagaggatgaaatggttggatggcatcactaactcagtggacatgagtttgaggaagctccaggagttagtgatggacagggaagcctggcgtgctgcagtccatggggttgcaaagaatcgcacatgactgagcaactgaactgaaccgctaCATACTGGACTGACCCAGAGGATGTCTTAGAATATGGGCAGACCATGATTGTAAGGGCTGTGCAGGGTATGTAGGGAGGTGAGGTGTATGGTCAGGCCCTTCAAGATgacttctcttgctctttctacaTCTCCTACTAGACAGGTCCCTGCAGACCTACACTCCACTCACAGGAATGTGCTTGCCCTTGCCCCACCTAGTGGCTGTTCTAATACTTAGGCCCAAAGGGCTCATATGCTAGTTCCTAAAAGGtaaatttctctggaaggaatgatgctgaagctgacactccagtactctggccacctcatgcgaagagttgactcattggaaaagactgatgctgggagggattgggggcaggaggtgaaggggatgacagaggatgagatggctggatggcatcatcgacttgatggacgttgagtctgagtgaactccgggagttggtgatggacagggaggcctggcgtgctgcaattcatggggtcgcaaagagttggacacgactgagcaaatgaactgaacagaaaaggTAAATATTAGCCCTTGTGATGGCGGGTAACTTGAGTAGTTTAAAGGAAGAGCCCCATGCTGCTGGTTTCCTTAGTAACTGATGAGCCAAATCTGATGGAAATTCTCAGAATAATAGTATCTTCCTCCCTCAAATAGGTGAGATTGCCTGCATTCCACTGGGTGTTGCTGCAGTATTTTGCTtaagatttcctttccatttagccATTGATTATTCTGTGTGCACATACAAGAATTGGTGGCCAGTAAGAGTTGAACACGATAGAAGCAACTGAACATGAAGGAGGTACAATGGAACAGAAGCATTCTCACATTTAAAGAGTGAAGTAGATTCAATTTGGTGAGAAATGGCAAGGTTTCCAAGGCACCTGTGGGATGGCAATTAGCATTGTTGGTATCCTTGGAAGATTAAATCTGTCAGTCTTTTGCCCTGTGGTTTTGCAACTTTTGCTCTTTGAAGTGGAGACTATGAAATCTTTTATCTTCTGAAAGTTTCAAAACTAGTGCTTTTGATATTATTTCAAGGGACTTGGGTAAGGATGTGTTCACAATGCTGAATGTTTAATATACAATCTAACTACACTATGGCTATGAGAATGTTAAGGACACATCTAAACCTTTTTTCTTAACCTATTAGTCGAAGGATAGAGCTTTTCTCAaattcttcagatattttcttgcATAGTTAAAAATGTTACTTATATGCATAAAATAGAAGAGGCCATGTTCCACCCTCCCCATCCACCCCGCGCCGCCAGAAAATATTAGCACCAAATTTCTTCTCTCTGACCACTCAGGGAACAGATGGGGCTGGAAGACTGCTAGTTCTGAACGCTCTCCTTTCCTGATGTTGTAATGAAGCCCAGCAGCTACAGACCCCCAGAAATAGCTCTATAGTTAAACCAAGtcagggtttcttttttctttttttttttgcagtgagaGACATCTCCGTGAAGAAACATGAGGCGGCTCAGGAGGAAGAAGTGGGAAGGGGATCTGTCCAGGGTTTGAGCTTGGATGACATGATTCTAAGGAAGTCAGGGAGGAGGGTGACAGTTCAGGGTTAAAATGTTTGAGCTCACATGAGCTATTTTCCCGGAGGTCCGAGGAACACAGTGGAGCTTGGGTAGTCCTTGCTGCTTTTTACGGTCACTCTAACGCTGAGAGGGTTGTGTTGTTTGCCACATTTCTTTAGAAATGTTAGGAAGATCACCTTTTGTCCCCCGATGGAAGGGGATTAAAGAGAATCCTGTTTCTGTTTTTCCCTGGAAAATATAATGGATAGATAAGGAAGAGAGTGTATGAAAACCCACTCACTATATGAAGCTTTGCATCTGGTTTGGGAATCAGGATGTTTCTCTGTTGTATCAAAGTGGCTAAGATCCTTCAAGATGATTAGAGATGTATGGGACAAACAGAATAAATCTATATGTGAGAGAACAGTGTTTCTCAGCATTATATTCTTCGTATTAATAAAAGCAGTTTTTATCAGTCAGCTTGAGTAGAAGAGAACTGTGGACAGTGTAGTAGAGATAAGGTCTAGAGTGTAGTCATTCCTCAGGGATGGACGAAGGCTAATACTAAGAGTTAAATGGGCGTAGTGTGGAGATTTTTCTTTTGACCCTGCTCTTCTGAAAGACAGAAGTCGGATGGTGAAACAGTaagattgctgttgtttagtcgctaagtcatgtccaactcttttgtgaccctggggactacagctggccagactcctctgtctgtggggtttcctaggcaaagaataccagagtgggttgccatttctttctccaggggtcttcccaacccaggaatcgaacctgcgtctcttacttcacaggcagattctttcttgctgagccaccagggaagccgacaGTAAAGGATGCTAGAGGGAAGCTAATCACTTTTGGCAGGGATGGTGCACAGGAGTAGCAGGTTGTGCATTTTTCTTGCGCCTGATACCACCACCTTCTGCAGTCATCTGTACATCTCTCTAAACAGAATGGTTTTGGTCCAGCAATATCTGTGAAGTATTAACTACCCCAAGGAAGTGAGATTATGGACAGAAGAATGGTCAGTtttactgacttttaaaaagaaaacatccaGCCAGTGACTTGTTTGTAGTTCAAGACTGGTTAGTGCAgtaatgccctggagaaggaaatagcaagccactccagtattgttgcttgggaaaacccatggacagagaagcgt carries:
- the LOC101102963 gene encoding interferon alpha-H-like, with the protein product MAAVWSLLLALLLLSCNAICSRGCHLPHTHSLANRRVLTLLQQLRRASPSSCLQDRKDFAFPQEAPGGSQLQKAQAISVLHEVTQHTFQLFSTESSAAAWDQSLLDKLRAALDQQLTDLQACLRQEEELRGAPLLKEDSSLTVRKYFHRITLYL